One Hypanus sabinus isolate sHypSab1 chromosome 4, sHypSab1.hap1, whole genome shotgun sequence genomic region harbors:
- the LOC132392326 gene encoding uncharacterized protein LOC132392326: MSAQSSIKSTPPSDKGSKPTSSKPTRALSGVPSAAMSARSGIKSMAPSDKGSRNTSSKSAQARAKAEAAKVRLHYAKQEAVLKMKLATKEAERAARQREEAAREAEIQKERAAREAEEAARQREEAAREAETQLEMTKISTELHVLQLEGEGEAARVEAEYIEEAEGSRDLTETSSALERTRLERTSDYVQYQADRQARLPSPYLFDNFPSYEEENLPSRPRDEVKNERADNRYTLTPKLQSSMRRDAEVESRMANSMRNVRSQSYGRQRTSPARMPLAADPTLQYLARRDLVTSGLYQFDDKPENYRAWLSTFTNVIDGVQLSATQRLDLMAKWLGKESRDQVRRMRSVYINKPELALSEAWERLWERYGSPDIIEGALYRRLENFPKVSAKDHFKLREFGDLLMEIQGAKEDGYSAGLVFLDTPSGIRPIVDKLPFGLQDKWLTVASEYKEDHDGRFPPFELLTRFVCKEAKRRNDPSLVGPGSSSIYTKPGRSVSNVFNIDKPVSVLKTEALTTNNDPGKYCPLHNKPHPLKACRMFREKTLEERTALLKEKRICFRCCSSTSHLARECTIAVKCPECGSPDHVEAMHPDLSPQT; encoded by the coding sequence atgtcagctcaatccagcatcaagtcgacgccgcccagcgacaagggcagtaaaccgacatcaagtaagcccacccgggcgttatcaggtgttccaagtgctgcaatgtcagctcgatccgggatcaagtcgatggcgcccagcgacaagggcagtagaaatacatcaagtaagtccgcacaggcaagagccaaggcagaagccgccaaggtgcgactgcattacgccaaacaagaggcagttttgaaaatgaaactggccaccaaagaagccgaaagggccgccagacaaagagaagaggctgccagagaagccgaaatccagaaagaaagggccgccagagaagccgaagaggctgccagacaaagagaagaggccgccagagaagccgaaacccagttggaaatgacaaaaatatcgacagagttgcatgtgctgcagctagaaggagaaggagaagctgccagggtggaagcagagtacatagaagaagctgaagggtcgcgtgatctgaccgaaacaagttctgctttggaaaggaccagactggaacgcacgagcgactatgtacaatatcaagcagacaggcaggctcgtctcccctctccatacctattcgataacttccccagctacgaggaagagaatttaccctcgcggccccgcgatgaagtcaagaatgaaagagctgacaaccgatatactttgacaccaaagttacaaagttcgatgcgaagagacgcggaggttgaatccaggatggcaaattccatgagaaacgtgcgttctcagtcatatgggcgccaacgtacttctccagcccgcatgccgcttgcagccgatcccacgctgcagtatttagcacgacgggatctcgtcacttcgggactgtaccagtttgacgataaacccgaaaattaccgtgcttggctctccacattcaccaacgtgattgacggggtccagctcagtgcaacccaaaggttggacctaatggcgaaatggctggggaaagaatcacgcgaccaggtgagacgcatgcgttcagtgtacatcaacaaacctgagctagccttaagcgaagcgtgggagagactttgggagagatatgggtcccccgacattattgaaggggcgctatatcgacgtctggaaaactttcctaaggtgtcagccaaagatcactttaagttaagagaattcggagatttactcatggagatccaaggcgccaaagaagatggctattcagctggtctagtattcctagatactccatccgggattagaccaattgtggacaaacttccatttgggctgcaggacaagtggctgactgttgcctcagagtacaaggaagaccacgatggtcgatttcctccctttgagctcctcactaggtttgtgtgcaaggaggcgaagaggcgaaacgaccctagccttgtaggtccaggaagcagttcgatttacaccaagccaggcagatccgtttcgaatgttttcaacattgataaacccgtgtcagtgctcaagaccgaagcccttacgactaacaacgaccctggcaagtattgtccattgcataacaaacctcaccccctgaaagcatgcagaatgtttagggaaaaaacccttgaagagaggacggctcttctcaaggagaaaagaatatgttttagatgctgttcctcaacctctcacctcgccagagagtgtacgatcgccgtgaagtgtccggaatgtggcagcccagatcacgtcgaggccatgcatcccgacctgtcaccacaaacctag
- the ebpl gene encoding emopamil-binding protein-like — MGEGEGELLLSRGAVWSLLLCFAQVPLAYGLSLSFGRRRAPLDRALLAWLFYDCIVHFTLEGPFVYMSLVGTVDQSSHFLAFLWQEYGKADARWLYSDPTIVSLEILTVVLDGFLALVLIYAIVKDKYYRHFVQITLCVCELYGGWMTFCPEWLMGSPNLNSSNWLYLWVYLVFFNGVWLVVPGLLLWQSWLSLKEMHHKKISAEKKLN, encoded by the exons ATGGGCGAGGGCGAGGGGGAGCTGCTGCTGAGCCGGGGGGCTGTGTGGTCGCTGCTGCTGTGTTTCGCTCAGGTGCCCCTGGCTTACGGTCTGTCGCTGTCCTTCGGCCGGCGGCGTGCTCCGCTGGACCGAGCGCTCCTGGCCTGGCTCTTCTATGACTGCATCGTGCACTTCACCTTG GAAGGGCCATTTGTTTACATGTCCTTGGTGGGGACTGTGGATCAATCCAGTCACTTTCTTGCTTTTCTGT GGCAAGAATATGGAAAAGCAGATGCAAGATGGCTTTACTCTGATCCTACCATTGTTTCATTAGAAATCCTGACAGTGGTGCTGGACGGGTTTTTAGCACTGGTTCTTATCTATGCAATTGTGAAGGATAAATATTATAG GCACTTTGTGCAGATCACACTGTGTGTTTGTGAACTGTATGGTGGCTGGATGACCTTCTGCCCGGAGTGGCTCATGGGAAGCCCAAACCTCAATTCCAGCAACTGGCTTTATCTCTGGGTCTACCTGGTTTTCTTCAACGGGGTGTGGCTGGTTGTTCCAGGGCTATTGCTGTGGCAGTCTTGGCTCAGTCTCAAGGAAATGCACCACAAGAAAATCAGTGCagagaaaaaattaaattaa